The Thermobispora bispora DSM 43833 genome window below encodes:
- a CDS encoding sugar phosphate isomerase/epimerase family protein, translated as MTRPITLFTGQWADLPFEEVCRLAAEWGYDGLEIACWGDHFDVEKALTDDSYVERKREVLAKYNLGVWAISNHLVGQAVCDHPIDERHKAILPARVWGSGDPEEVRRRAAEEMKNTARAAARLGVSTVVGFTGSSIWHTVAMFPPVPPSMIEAGYRDFADRWNPILDVFDEVGVRFALEVHPSEIAYDYETTVRTLEAIGRRPAFGLNWDPSHMVWQDIDPAGFILDFADRIYHVDCKDAKVRVGNGRRGRLSSHLPWADPRRGWDFVSTGRGDVPWEECFRALNAIGYDGPISIEWEDAGMDRLQGAPEALEFIRRLNAITPPAAAFDAAFSSS; from the coding sequence ATGACGCGACCGATCACGCTGTTCACCGGCCAGTGGGCGGACCTGCCGTTCGAGGAGGTCTGCCGGCTCGCCGCGGAGTGGGGCTACGACGGCCTGGAGATCGCCTGCTGGGGCGACCACTTCGACGTCGAGAAGGCCCTCACCGACGACTCCTACGTGGAGCGCAAGCGGGAGGTGCTCGCCAAGTACAACCTCGGCGTGTGGGCGATCTCCAACCACCTCGTCGGCCAGGCGGTCTGCGACCACCCGATCGACGAGCGGCACAAGGCGATCCTGCCCGCGCGCGTCTGGGGCTCCGGTGACCCGGAGGAGGTACGGCGGCGCGCGGCCGAGGAGATGAAGAACACCGCGCGGGCGGCGGCCCGGCTCGGCGTCTCCACCGTGGTGGGGTTCACCGGGTCGTCGATCTGGCACACGGTGGCGATGTTCCCGCCGGTGCCCCCGTCGATGATCGAGGCGGGCTACCGGGACTTCGCCGACCGGTGGAACCCGATCCTCGACGTGTTCGACGAGGTCGGGGTGAGGTTCGCCCTCGAGGTGCACCCGAGCGAGATCGCCTACGACTACGAGACCACCGTGCGGACGCTGGAGGCGATCGGGCGGCGGCCCGCCTTCGGCCTGAACTGGGACCCCTCGCACATGGTCTGGCAGGACATCGACCCGGCCGGGTTCATCCTCGACTTCGCCGACCGGATCTACCACGTGGACTGCAAGGACGCCAAGGTGCGGGTGGGGAACGGCCGGCGCGGGCGGCTCTCCTCCCACCTGCCGTGGGCGGACCCGCGGCGCGGGTGGGACTTCGTCTCCACCGGGCGGGGCGACGTGCCGTGGGAGGAGTGCTTCCGCGCGCTCAACGCCATCGGCTACGACGGCCCGATCTCCATCGAGTGGGAGGACGCCGGGATGGACCGGCTGCAGGGCGCGCCGGAGGCGCTCGAGTTCATCCGCCGCCTCAACGCGATCACCCCGCCGGCGGCCGCGTTCGACGCCGCGTTCTCCTCGTCCTGA
- a CDS encoding Gfo/Idh/MocA family protein has translation MDNRPALGVGMVGYAFMGRVHSQAWRGVSAIFDLPVRPVMTALGGRSAEKAAAAAARLGWASVETDWRRIVERDDIAIVDICTPGDSHAEIAIAALDAGKHVLCEKPLANTVAEAEAMAEAARRAAAKGVRAMVAFNYRRVPAVALARRYVAEGRLGEIRHVRAQYLQDWIVDPEFPLVWRLQKEKAGSGALGDIGAHIIDLAQYITGQRLTGVSALTETFIKERPLAEESSGLAGESRTGAKGPVTVDDAALFIGRFDGGALGSFEATRFATGRKNALRIEVNGSLGSLAFDFEAMNELWFCDATEPDAGFRRILATEPHHPYAGAWWPPGHGLGYEHTFVHEVKDFLEAIATGTDPSPSFEDGLQVQRVLAAVEESAANGSRWTDL, from the coding sequence ATGGACAACAGGCCGGCGCTCGGGGTCGGCATGGTCGGGTACGCGTTCATGGGGCGCGTCCACTCGCAGGCGTGGCGTGGGGTAAGCGCGATATTCGACCTGCCGGTCAGGCCGGTCATGACCGCGCTGGGCGGCCGCTCCGCGGAGAAGGCGGCCGCCGCGGCCGCCCGGCTCGGCTGGGCGTCCGTGGAGACGGACTGGCGGCGGATCGTCGAGCGGGACGACATCGCGATCGTGGACATCTGCACGCCGGGCGACTCCCACGCCGAGATCGCCATCGCCGCGCTCGACGCCGGCAAGCACGTGCTCTGCGAGAAGCCGCTCGCCAACACCGTGGCCGAGGCCGAGGCCATGGCCGAGGCCGCCCGGCGGGCGGCGGCCAAGGGCGTGCGCGCCATGGTCGCCTTCAACTACCGCCGCGTCCCGGCCGTCGCCCTCGCCCGGCGGTACGTCGCCGAAGGGCGGCTCGGGGAGATCCGGCACGTCCGCGCGCAGTACCTGCAGGACTGGATCGTCGACCCGGAGTTCCCCCTGGTCTGGCGGCTGCAGAAGGAGAAGGCCGGCTCGGGGGCGCTCGGCGACATCGGGGCGCACATCATCGACCTGGCCCAGTACATCACCGGCCAGCGCCTCACCGGGGTGTCGGCCCTCACCGAGACCTTCATCAAGGAGCGGCCGCTCGCCGAGGAGTCGAGCGGCCTGGCCGGCGAGAGCCGTACCGGGGCCAAGGGGCCGGTCACGGTCGATGACGCCGCCCTGTTCATCGGCCGGTTCGACGGCGGGGCGCTCGGCTCGTTCGAGGCCACCCGGTTCGCCACCGGCCGCAAGAACGCGCTCCGGATCGAGGTCAACGGCTCGCTCGGCAGCCTCGCCTTCGACTTCGAGGCCATGAACGAGCTGTGGTTCTGCGACGCGACCGAGCCCGACGCCGGGTTCCGGCGGATCCTCGCCACCGAGCCGCACCACCCCTACGCGGGCGCCTGGTGGCCGCCGGGCCACGGCCTGGGCTACGAGCACACCTTCGTCCACGAGGTGAAGGACTTCCTGGAGGCGATCGCCACCGGGACCGACCCGTCGCCGTCGTTCGAGGACGGCCTGCAGGTGCAGCGGGTGCTCGCCGCCGTCGAGGAGAGCGCGGCGAACGGCTCGCGCTGGACCGACCTGTGA
- a CDS encoding ABC transporter substrate-binding protein has protein sequence MSLHRPLGRRGFLLGGAAVGAGALLTACTGNEPAQSSSTPAQQAALAGTDNDQPGPKVVIGFSAPAADHGWIAAIAKNAEEMAKRYPDVEFRPVEPTNDINQQISAVESLIQAKVDVLVILPNDGEQLNQVARKAMEAGIPVVNLDRIFPDKLSYRTWIGGDNYGMGVAAGHYIGKKLKEKGVTDPVILEIQGIATLPLTQERSKGFADALRTYGYSVTDQQDAKFTVESGTQVASNLLQAHKKIDAIWNHDDDQGVGVLAAIKEAGRNEFFMVGGAGSANAMREIKSGTSVLEATVTYSPTMAGSAIKIARLIAQGKGMSDLVENEVPQSITLASETVTRENVDKYLPLGFES, from the coding sequence GTGTCCCTGCACCGCCCCCTCGGCCGGCGCGGCTTCCTGCTCGGCGGAGCCGCCGTCGGCGCCGGTGCCCTGCTCACCGCCTGCACCGGCAATGAGCCCGCGCAGAGCTCGTCCACCCCGGCCCAGCAGGCCGCCCTGGCGGGCACCGACAACGACCAGCCGGGCCCCAAGGTCGTGATCGGGTTCTCCGCGCCCGCGGCCGACCACGGGTGGATCGCGGCGATCGCGAAGAACGCCGAGGAGATGGCGAAGCGGTACCCGGACGTGGAGTTCCGGCCGGTCGAGCCGACCAACGACATCAACCAGCAGATCTCGGCGGTCGAGTCGCTGATCCAGGCCAAGGTCGACGTCCTGGTGATCCTGCCGAACGACGGCGAGCAGCTCAACCAGGTCGCCCGCAAGGCCATGGAGGCGGGGATCCCGGTCGTCAACCTCGACCGGATCTTCCCGGACAAGCTCTCGTACCGCACCTGGATCGGCGGCGACAACTACGGCATGGGCGTGGCCGCCGGTCACTACATCGGCAAGAAGCTCAAGGAAAAGGGCGTGACCGACCCGGTGATCCTGGAGATCCAGGGCATCGCCACGCTCCCGCTCACCCAGGAGCGCAGCAAGGGATTCGCCGACGCGCTCCGCACGTACGGCTACAGCGTCACCGACCAGCAGGACGCCAAGTTCACCGTGGAGTCCGGCACCCAGGTCGCGAGCAACCTGCTCCAGGCGCACAAGAAGATCGACGCGATCTGGAACCACGACGACGACCAGGGCGTCGGCGTGCTCGCCGCGATCAAGGAGGCGGGCCGGAACGAGTTCTTCATGGTCGGCGGCGCCGGGTCGGCGAACGCGATGCGGGAGATCAAGTCCGGCACGAGCGTGCTGGAGGCGACGGTCACCTACAGCCCCACCATGGCCGGGTCGGCGATCAAGATCGCCCGGCTGATCGCCCAGGGCAAGGGCATGAGCGACCTGGTCGAGAACGAGGTCCCGCAGTCGATCACGCTCGCCTCGGAGACCGTGACCAGGGAGAACGTCGACAAGTACCTGCCGCTCGGATTCGAATCCTGA
- a CDS encoding ABC transporter permease → MTDARAPGEVSPPVDERPAGRAAARQAWPGAALLGRIGRNHHLGLVAVLLLLAVVGLVTAPENFATTSNLVSILALASTIGVITVGMTFVIIGGGIDLSVGAIMALASVWATTLATQSYGPLVMAMCAILVGTGAGLVNGFLVAYGRMAPFIATLATLVAARGLAQRISDRKTQLIRPENQAIVELSTTRVLGLPLLVYIFAAVVLVGWLVLSRTTFGRRTYAVGGNPEAARLAGIDVRRHTMLLYALSGLCCGIAAILIMARTTTGSSTHGDLYELDAIAAVIIGGTLLSGGRGTIIGSILGLMVFTVITNLFILNGLDTSDQLIAKGLIIVVAVLFQRRALTAART, encoded by the coding sequence GTGACGGACGCTCGCGCACCGGGTGAGGTCAGCCCGCCGGTCGATGAGCGGCCGGCCGGGCGCGCCGCGGCACGGCAGGCGTGGCCCGGGGCCGCGCTGCTCGGCCGGATCGGCCGGAACCACCACCTCGGCCTCGTCGCCGTGCTGCTCCTGCTCGCCGTGGTCGGCCTGGTGACCGCCCCCGAGAACTTCGCCACGACGTCGAACCTGGTGAGCATCCTCGCGCTCGCCTCGACCATCGGCGTGATCACCGTCGGGATGACGTTCGTCATCATCGGCGGCGGCATCGACCTGTCGGTCGGCGCGATCATGGCGCTCGCCTCGGTCTGGGCGACCACGCTCGCCACCCAGTCGTACGGGCCGCTGGTCATGGCGATGTGCGCGATCCTGGTCGGCACCGGCGCCGGCCTGGTGAACGGCTTCCTCGTCGCGTACGGCCGGATGGCGCCGTTCATCGCCACCCTCGCCACGCTGGTGGCGGCGCGCGGCCTCGCCCAGCGGATCTCCGACCGGAAGACCCAGCTCATCCGCCCGGAGAACCAGGCGATCGTGGAGCTCTCCACCACCCGGGTGCTCGGCCTGCCGCTGCTCGTCTACATCTTCGCGGCCGTCGTGCTGGTGGGCTGGCTCGTGCTGAGCCGTACCACCTTCGGCCGGCGCACCTACGCGGTCGGCGGCAACCCGGAGGCGGCGCGGCTCGCCGGCATCGACGTGCGGCGCCACACGATGCTGCTGTACGCCCTCTCCGGCCTGTGCTGCGGCATCGCGGCGATCCTCATCATGGCCCGGACCACCACGGGGTCGAGCACCCACGGCGACCTCTACGAGCTCGACGCCATCGCGGCCGTGATCATCGGCGGCACCCTGCTCTCCGGCGGCCGCGGCACGATCATCGGCTCGATCCTCGGCCTGATGGTCTTCACGGTGATCACGAACCTGTTCATCCTCAACGGCCTCGACACCAGCGACCAGCTCATCGCGAAGGGACTGATCATCGTGGTGGCCGTGCTCTTCCAGCGGCGCGCCCTGACCGCCGCCCGCACCTAG